In Dryobates pubescens isolate bDryPub1 chromosome 6, bDryPub1.pri, whole genome shotgun sequence, a genomic segment contains:
- the DLL1 gene encoding delta-like protein 1: protein MGGRFLLTLALLSVLLSRCQVDCSGVFELKLQEFVNKKGLLSNRNCCRGGGPSGGGLQQCDCKTFFRVCLKHYQASVSPEPPCTYGSAITPVLGANSFSVPDGAGGADPAFTNPIRFPFGFTWPGTFSLIIEALHTDSPDDLTTENPERLISRLATQRHLAVGEEWSQDLHSSGRTDLKYSYRFVCDEHYYGEGCSVFCRPRDDAFGHFTCGERGEKVCNPGWKGQYCTEPICLPGCDEQHGFCDKPGECKCRVGWQGRYCDECIRYPGCLHGTCQQPWQCNCQEGWGGLFCNQDLNYCTHHKPCKNGATCTNTGQGSYTCSCRPGYTGSNCEIEINECDANPCKNGGSCTDLENSYSCTCPPGFYGKNCELSAMTCADGPCFNGGRCTDNPDGGYSCRCPLGYSGFNCEKKIDYCSSSPCANGAQCIDLGNSYICQCQAGFTGRHCDDNMDDCASFPCVNGGTCQDGVNDYSCTCPPGYNGKNCSTPVSRCEHNPCHNGATCHERNNRYVCECARGYGGLNCQFLLPEPPQGPVIVDFTEKYTEGQNSQFPWIAVCAGIILVLMLLLGCAAVVVCVRLRVQKRHHQPDACRSETETMNNLANCQREKDISISVIGATQIKNTNKKVDFHSDNSDKNGYKVRYPSVDYNLVHELKNEDSVKEEHGKCEAKCETYDSEAEEKSAVHLKSDTSERKRPDSVYSTSKDTKYQSVYVISEEKDECIIATEV, encoded by the exons ATGGGAGGTCGGTTCCTGCTGACGCTCGCCctcctttctgtgctgctgagccgCTGCCAG GTCGACTGCTCCGGGGTCTTCgagctgaagctgcaggagTTTGTCAATAAGAAAGGGCTGCTCAGCAATCGCAACTGCTGCCGCGGGGGCGGCCCCAGCGGCGGCGGGCTGCAGCAGTGCGACTGCAAGACCTTCTTCCGCGTCTGCCTCAAGCACTACCAGGCCagtgtctcccctgagccgcccTGCACCTACGGCAGCGCCATCACCCCCGTCCTCGGCGCCAACTCTTTCAGCGTCCCCGACGGCGCGGGTGGTGCCGACCCCGCTTTCACCAATCCCATCCGCTTCCCCTTCGGTTTCACCTGGCCC GGCACCTTCTCACTCATCATTGAGGCTCTGCATACAGACTCTCCTGATGACCTCACCACAG AAAACCCTGAGCGCCTCATCAGCCGCTTGGCCACCCAGAGGCACTTGGCAGTGGGTGAAGAGTGGTCCCAGGACCTGCACAGCAGTGGCCGCACTGACCTCAAGTACTCCTATCGCTTTGTTTGTGACGAGCACTACTATGGAGAAGGCTGCTCTGTCTTCTGCCGCCCCCGTGATGATGCCTTTGGTCACTTCACTTGTGGGGAGCGTGGCGAGAAAGTCTGCaacccaggctggaaaggccAGTACTGCACCGAGC cgaTTTGTTTGCCTGGATGCGATGAGCAGCACGGCTTTTGTGACAAGCCTGGGGAATGCAA atGCAGAGTGGGTTGGCAGGGGCGATATTGTGATGAGTGCATCCGATACCCAGGCTGTCTTCACGGTACCTGTCAGCAGCCATGGCAGTGCAACTGTCAGGAAGGCTGGGGTGGCCTTTTCTGTAACCAGG atctgaACTACTGCACTCACCACAAGCCCTGCAagaatggtgccacatgcaCCAACACTGGTCAGGGGAGCTACACTTGTTCTTGTCGACCTGGGTACACAGGCTCCAACTGTGAGATTGAAATTAATGAATGTGACGCCAACCCCTGCAAGAATGGTGGAAGCTGCACT GATCTTGAGAACAGCTATTCCTGTACCTGCCCCCCAGGCTTCTATGGTAAAAACTGTGAGCTAAGTGCAATGACTTGTGCCGATGGACCGTGCTTCAATGGTGGGCGATGCACCGACAACCCTGATGGGGGTTACAGCTGCCGCTGCCCACTGGGTTATTCGGGGTTCAACTGTGAAAAGAAAATTGATTACTGCAGTTCCAGCCCTTGTGCTAATG GAGCCCAGTGCATTGATCTGGGGAACTCCTACATatgccagtgccaggctggattcACTGGGAGACACTGTGATGATAACATGGATGACTGCGCCTCCTTTCCCTGTGTCAATGGAGGGACCTGCCAGGATGGTGTCAATGACTATTCCTGCACCTGCCCCCCGGGATACAACGGGAAGAACTGTAGCACCCCAGTGAGCAGATGTGAACACAACCCCTGCCACAACGGGGCCACCTGCCATGAAAGAAACAACCGCTATGTCTGTGAATGTGCCCGGGGGTATGGCGGCCTCAACTGCCAATTTTTGCTCCCCGAGCCACCTCAGGGACCGGTCATTGTTGACTTCACTGAGAAGTATACTGAAGGCCAGAATTCCCAGTTCCCCTGGATTGCTGTCTGCGCTGGGATTATTTTGGtcctcatgctgctgctggggtgcgCTGCTGTGGTTGTCTGCGTCAGGCTCAGAGTGCAGAAAAGGCACCACCAGCCTGATGCCTGCAGGAGTGAGACTGAGACCATGAACAACCTGGCAAACTGCCAGCGTGAGAAGGACATTTCCATAAGTGTCATTGGTGCTACTCAGATTAAAAACACAAATAAGAAAGTAGACTTTCACAGTGATAACTCTGATAAGAATGGCTACAAAGTCAGATACCCATCCGTGGATTACAATTTGGTGCATGAACTGAAGAATGAGGACTCTGTTAAAGAGGAACATGGCAAATGTGAAGCCAAGTGTGAAACATATGAttcagaggcagaggagaaaagtGCAGTACACCTAAAGAG TGATACTTCTGAAAGAAAACGGCCAGATTCAGTATATTCCACTTCAAAGGACACAAAGTACCAGTCGGTGTATGTCATATCAGAAGAGAAAGATGAGTGCATCATAGCAACTGAG GTGTAA